From Strigops habroptila isolate Jane chromosome 10, bStrHab1.2.pri, whole genome shotgun sequence, one genomic window encodes:
- the CNPY3 gene encoding protein canopy homolog 3 isoform X1, with protein sequence MGGGCGVSRRQPAAAAMEVPWVLLAAALLPLLSPGRAAGPLPTLAPPLSMEVAGQHRRLVVCVVSELAPGSGHAVWISGGNGSILQSFSYGASQEDGGTICTVSLLPDDLPAEGDLACHVGPTTTSPAQSSSPIPITGNEEVAELCPSSTAVCKYVAVELKSAFEETGKTKEVIDTKYGFLDGKGSAVKYTQSDIRLIEVTENICKRLLDYNLHKERSGSNRFAKGMSETFETLHNLVHKGVKVVMDIPYELWNETSAEVADLKKQCDVLVEEYEDVIEDWYRHHQTEDLSQFLCANHVLKGKDTSCLAEKWTGKKGDLASVGEKQSKKKSGKKKKKGRKDDSEGAAGLPPAGEALEESGVQEEVPLTHSPADEL encoded by the exons ATGGGCGGCGGTTGTGGGGTGAGCCGTCGGCAGCCCGCTGCGGCTGCCATGGAGgtgccctgggtgctgctggctgccGCTTTGCTCCCGCTGCTGTCCC ctggcagggctgctgggcCGCTGCCCACCCTGGCCCCGCCGCTGAGCATGGAGGTGGCTGGGCAGCACCGGCGGCTGGTGGTCTGCGTGGTGAGCGAGCTGGCCCCTGGCTCTGGCCATGCTGTCTGGATCTCCGGTGGGAATGGCAGCATCCTGCAGTCCTTTTCCTACGGGGCCTCCCAGGAGGACGGTGGCACCATCTGCACTGTCTCCCTCCTTCCCGATGACCTCCCAGCTGAGGGGGATCTCGCCTGCCATGTGGGGCCCACCACGACATCCCCAGCCCAGagctccagccccatccccatcacGG GCAACGAGGAGGTGGCAGAGCTgtgtcccagcagcacagccg TGTGCAAGTACGTGGCAGTGGAGCTGAAATCTGCTTTTGAGGAAACCGGCAAGACCAAGGAGGTGATTGACACCAAGTATGGCTTCCTGGACGGGAAGGGCTCTGCTGTCAAGTACACGCAGTC GGACATCCGGTTAATCGAGGTgacagaaaacatctgcaagCGGCTCTTGGATTACAACCTGCACAAGGAGCGGAGCGGCAGCAACAGGTTCGCAAAG GGCATGTCAGAGACCTTCGAGACCCTGCACAACCTGGTGCACAAGGGCGTCAAGGTGGTGATGGACATCCCCTACGAGCTCTGGAACGAGACCTCCGCTGAGGTGGCTGACCTCAAAAAGCAG TGCGATGTGCTGGTGGAGGAGTATGAAGATGTGATCGAGGACTGGTACAGGCACCACCAGACGGAGGACCTTTCCCAGTTTCTCTGTGCCAACCACGTGTTGAAAGGGAAGGACACAA gctgcctggcAGAGAAGTGGACTGGCAAGAAGGGTGACTTGGCAAGCGTGGGGGagaagcagagcaagaaaaagagtgggaagaagaagaagaagggcCGAAAGGATGACAGTGAGGGCGCTGCTGGCCTCCCACCCGCAGGGGAGGCCCTGGAGGAGAGCGGGGTGCAGGAGGAGGTTCCGCTCACCCACAGCCCAGCCGACGAGCTGTAG
- the PEX6 gene encoding peroxisome biogenesis factor 6 produces the protein MAVAVLRPLDAPPAELAPVTALLLAPPALCAALRGRGGGLVLAVRPAGRGGAQPVLLSAVAVEAGGRRGAELWLRGAVLRRLGLAAGRRVAVWPVRRPPALAWVLLGGAAAAGRAAGGAVLARRGEALPGPGPGPGPLVLEARPALQGLLGNATRTALAPPPPPPSREPGTAPCRCPAAPPLVSRFAAAGPGGAAAVARLRAAPGGAAGGGGGAEVWVSRRGLLALGFFQGEWVRVGADGAAREHLAALLARPPPWEYPRAARRRPADGAALLAPALAFNMGCDPAAAAQLRLRRYERCGAADGAGSRSVLAVPPFAKELHLQIVCSPAYSARGGYDRVLYKHFKTPRLVQEGDILCVPTFGYAEFLEVNADKFLRWPELYFKVRKILGMVESEQSEGYLVDTQNTSLYLVGSTNSAVPSAPAYNSHEFWSSLSPAGLSDVVKQLCDALRPHLSNQASALSGASSVLLSGPSGSGKLMAVRAVCSCLNLHLFKVDCVSLCSDTSGATEEKVQMAFTQAQQYQPCVLLLKDIEVLGRDRDRLGEDARVIATLRQLLLDRDPALSHPVLVIGTTCKPQDVPADVQTAFLHEVKIEAPSEEQRRSMLSMLTASLPLGKEVSLSKLARRTAGFVLGDFCALLSHSSRAACTRIQALSFPGGLSEEVERDFCTAGFPVLEEDFSVALDQLHDAHSQAVGAPKIPSVSWQDVGGLQEVKKEILDTIQLPLEHPELLSLGLCRSGLLLYGPPGTGKTLLAKAVATTCTMTFLSVKGPELINMYVGQSEENVRNVFARARAAAPCIIFFDELDSLAPSRGRSGDSGGVMDRVVSQLLAELDGLHSTREVFVIGATNRPDLLDPALLRPGRFDKLVYVGINEDRESQLQVLSAVTRKFQLDPSVNLTTVLEKCPTQLTGADIYALCSDAMMCAVKRKVEWIEEGLDTESSALILTMDDFLQAAARLQPSVSEQELLRYRLIQQKFAAC, from the exons ATGGCGGTGGCGGTGCTGCGGCCGCTGGACGCCCCGCCGGCGGAGCTGGCGCCGGTGACGGCGCTGCTGCTGGCGCCGCCGGCGCTGTGCGCGGCGCTGCGCGGTCGGGGCGGCGGGCTGGTGCTGGCGGTGCGgccggcggggcgcggcggggcgcaGCCCGTGCTGCTGAGCGCCGTGGCGGTggaggcgggcgggcggcgcggcgccgAGCTGTGGCTGCGCGGGGCCGTGCTGCGGCGGCTGGGGCTGGCGGCCGGCCGGCGGGTGGCCGTGTGGCCGGTGCGGCGCCCGCCGGCGCTggcctgggtgctgctggggggcgcggcggcggcgggacgggcggcgggcggcgcggtGCTGGCGCGGCGGGGCGAGGCGctgccggggccgggcccggggccgggcccgcTGGTGCTGGAGGCGCGGCCGGCGCTGCAGGGGTTGCTGGGCAACGCTACGCGCACCGCGctcgccccgccgccgccgccgccgtcgcGGGAGCCCGGCACCGCCCCCTGCCGGTGCCCCGCTGCGCCGCCCCTCGTGTCGCGGTtcgccgccgccgggcccggTGGGGCTGCGGCGGTTGCGCGGCTGCGGGCGGCccccggcggcgcggcgggaggcggcggcggcgcggaggTGTGGGTGAGCCGGCGCGGGCTGCTGGCGCTCGGGTTCTTCCAAGGGGAGTGGGTGCGGGTGGGCGCCGACGGCGCGGCCCGCGAGCACTTGGCGGCGCTGCTGGCCCGCCCGCCGCCCTGGGAGTATCCGCGGGCCGCCCGCCGACGACCAGCCGACGGCGCCGCGCTGCTGGCCCCCGCGCTGGCCTTCAACATGGGCTGCgaccccgccgccgccgcgcagcTCCGCCTGCGG AGGTACGAAAGGTGCGGTGCCGCCGACGGGGCGGGCAGCCGGTCCGTGCTGGCCGTGCCGCCCTTCGCCAAGGAGCTGCACCTCCAGATCGTCTGCTCGCCCGCGTACAGCGCCCGGGGAGGGTACGACCGTGTCCTCTACAAGCACTTCAAAACACCCCG GCTTGTCCAGGAGGGGGACATCCTGTGTGTTCCAACATTTGGCTATGCTGAGTTTTTAGAAGTAAATGCAGACAAATTCCTAAG GTGGCCAGAGCTTTACTTCAAAGTGAGGAAGATTTTAGGCATGGTGGAAAGCGAACAGTCTGAGGGTTACCTGGTGGACACCCAGAACACCTCTCTGTATCTG GTGGGCTCAACAAACAGCGCTGTCCCATCTGCCCCAGCCTATAACAGCCATGAGTTCTGGAGCAGTTTGTCTCCTGCTGGACTTTCTGATGTTGTGAAGCAGCTCTGTGATGCTCTTAGGCCTCACCTGAGCAATCA AGCAAGTGCACTGAGCGGGGCCAGCAGCGTTCTCCTCTCAGGGCCAAGTGGCAGTGGGAAGCTGATGGCTGTCAGAGCTGTGTGTAGCTGCCTCAACCTTCACCTCTTCAAG GTCGATTGTGTTAGTTTATGCAGTGACACCAGTGGAGCCACAGAGGAGAAAGTTCAGATGGCCTTCACCCAAGCCCAGCAGTATCAGCCGTGTGTGCTCCTGCTGAAAGACATCGAGGTGCTTGGCAGAGACCGGGACAGACTAGGAGAGGATGCCAGGGTCATTGCCACGCTGAGGCAGCTGCTCCTGGACAGAGACCCAGCACTGAG CCACCCTGTCCTGGTGATTGGCACAACCTGCAAGCCCCAGGATGTTCCTGCAGATGTGCAGACTGCTTTCCTTCATGAGGTGAAAATCGAAGCCCcttcagaagagcagaggaggTCGATGCTGAGCATGCTGACTGCCAGTCTGCCTCTGGGCAAAGAAGTGAGCCTATCCAAGCTGGCCCGCAGGACTGCA GGGTTTGTGCTGGGAGATTTCTGTGCCTTGTTGTCCCACAGCAGCCGGGCTGCTTGTACCCGCATCCAGGCCTTGAG CTTTCCAGGCGGACTGAGTGAGGAAGTGGAGAGAGATTTCTGCACTGCTGGGTTCCCAGTGCTTGAGGAGGATTTCAGCGTTGCGCTGGACCAGCTGCATGATGCCCATTCCCAGGCAGTGGGAGCCCCGAAG ATCCCCTCCGTGTCCTGGCAGGATGTTGGTGGGCTCCAGGAGGTGAAGAAGGAGATCCTGGACACTATCCAGTTGCCCCTGGAGCACCCGGAGCTGCTGTCACTGGGTCTGTGCCgctctgggctgctgctgtACGGGCCTCCAGGGACAGGGAAGACCTTGCTGGCAAAAGCTGTGGCAACCACGTGCACCATGACATTCCTTAG TGTGAAAGGGCCAGAGCTCATCAACATGTACGTTGGGCAAAGCGAGGAGAACGTGCGTAATG TGTTTGCCAGAGCCAGGGCAGCTGCTCCCTGCATTATCTTCTTCGATGAACTGGATTCCCTGGCCCCCAGTCGTGGGAGGAGTGGAGATTCGGGGGGTGTCATGGACAG agtTGTCTCGCAGCTCCTGGCTGAGCTTGATGGCCTTCATTCCACCAGAGAGGTGTTTGTCATTGGAGCTACCAACAGGCCTGACCTCCTGGACCCAGCTCTGCTCCGGCCAGGCAG GTTTGACAAACTGGTCTATGTGGGCATAAATGAAGACCGGGAGTCGCAGCTGCAGGTGCTGAGCGCCGTCACCAGGAA ATTTCAACTGGATCCCTCTGTGAATCTCACCACGGTCCTAGAAAAATGCCCAACTCAGCTGACAGGAGCAGACATCTACGCCCTGTGCTCAGATGCCATGATGTGTGCTGTCAAACGCAAGGTGGAATGGATCGAGGAAG GGCTGGATACTGAGAGTTCTGCTCTGATCCTGACCATGGATGActtcctgcaggctgctgcaagGTTGCAGCCGTCAGTctctgagcaggagctgctcaggtACAGACTCATCCAGCAGAAgtttgctgcctgctga
- the GNMT gene encoding glycine N-methyltransferase has protein sequence MVDSVYRTRSLGVAAEGLPDQYADGRAARVWQLYIGDTRGRTAEYRSWLLALLRQHRCRSVLDVACGTGVDSIMLLEEGFQVTSVDASDKMLKYALKERWERRKEEPFDRWVIEEANWLTLEKDLEKPGDGFDAVICLGNSFAHLPDFKGDQSDHKLALRNIASMVRPGGVLVIDHRNYDHILATGCAPPGKNIYYKSDLTKDITTSVLLVNNKAHMVTLDYTVQVPPTEVGAAPELSKFRLSYYPHRLEAFTALLKGAFQGKCQHSVLGDFQPYTPGQAHVPCYFIHVVKKTA, from the exons ATGGTGGACAGCGTGTACCGGACGCGGTCGCTGGGCGTTGCGGCGGAGGGGCTGCCGGACCAGTACGCGGACGGGCGGGCGGCCCGCGTGTGGCAGCTGTACATCGGGGACACGCGGGGCCGCACGGCCGAGTACCGCAGCTGGCTCCTGGCGCTGCTCCGCCAGCACCGCTGCCGCTCCGTCCTCGACGTGGCCTGCGGCACCGG GGTGGACTCCATCATGCTGCTCGAGGAGGGCTTCCAGGTGACCAGCGTCGATGCCAGCGACAAGATGCTCAAGTACGCGCTGAAGGAGCGCTGGGAGCGGCGCAAGGAGGAGCCCTTCGACCGATGGG tcaTTGAGGAGGCCAACTGGTTGACACTGGAGAAGGACCTGGAGAAGCCAGGGGATGGGTTTGATGCAGTCATCTGCCTGGGGAACTCTTTCGCTCACCTGCCTGACTTCAAAG GGGACCAAAGTGACCACAAGCTGGCCCTGAGGAACATTGCCAGCATGGTGCGGCCCGGGGGTGTCCTCGTCATTGACCACCGCAACTACGACCACATCCTGGCCACGGGCTGCGCGCCACCGGGCAAGAACATCTACTACAAG AGTGACTTAACTAAGGACATCACCACCTCGGTGCTGCTGGTAAACAACAAGGCTCACATGGTGACCCTGGACTACACGGTGCAGGTCCCCCCCACCGAGGTGGgggcagccccagagctgag CAAGTTCCGGCTCTCGTACTACCCGCACCGGCTGGAGGCCTTCACAGCCCTGCTGAAAGGTGCCTTCCAGGGGAAGTGCCAGCACAGCGTCCTGGGCGACTTCCAGCCCTACACGCCGGGGCAGGCCCACGTCCCTTGCTACTTCATCCACGTCGTGAAGAAGACAGCCTGA
- the CNPY3 gene encoding protein canopy homolog 3 isoform X2 yields the protein MAAAAAAAAAAALLLMAAAAGGDDSDWVRLPSKCEVCKYVAVELKSAFEETGKTKEVIDTKYGFLDGKGSAVKYTQSDIRLIEVTENICKRLLDYNLHKERSGSNRFAKGMSETFETLHNLVHKGVKVVMDIPYELWNETSAEVADLKKQCDVLVEEYEDVIEDWYRHHQTEDLSQFLCANHVLKGKDTSCLAEKWTGKKGDLASVGEKQSKKKSGKKKKKGRKDDSEGAAGLPPAGEALEESGVQEEVPLTHSPADEL from the exons atggcggcggcggcggcggcggcggcggccgcagCGCTGCTGCtgatggcggcggcggcgggaggcgaCGACTCGGACTGGGTGCGGCTGCCCAGCAAGTGCGAGG TGTGCAAGTACGTGGCAGTGGAGCTGAAATCTGCTTTTGAGGAAACCGGCAAGACCAAGGAGGTGATTGACACCAAGTATGGCTTCCTGGACGGGAAGGGCTCTGCTGTCAAGTACACGCAGTC GGACATCCGGTTAATCGAGGTgacagaaaacatctgcaagCGGCTCTTGGATTACAACCTGCACAAGGAGCGGAGCGGCAGCAACAGGTTCGCAAAG GGCATGTCAGAGACCTTCGAGACCCTGCACAACCTGGTGCACAAGGGCGTCAAGGTGGTGATGGACATCCCCTACGAGCTCTGGAACGAGACCTCCGCTGAGGTGGCTGACCTCAAAAAGCAG TGCGATGTGCTGGTGGAGGAGTATGAAGATGTGATCGAGGACTGGTACAGGCACCACCAGACGGAGGACCTTTCCCAGTTTCTCTGTGCCAACCACGTGTTGAAAGGGAAGGACACAA gctgcctggcAGAGAAGTGGACTGGCAAGAAGGGTGACTTGGCAAGCGTGGGGGagaagcagagcaagaaaaagagtgggaagaagaagaagaagggcCGAAAGGATGACAGTGAGGGCGCTGCTGGCCTCCCACCCGCAGGGGAGGCCCTGGAGGAGAGCGGGGTGCAGGAGGAGGTTCCGCTCACCCACAGCCCAGCCGACGAGCTGTAG
- the CNPY3 gene encoding protein canopy homolog 3 isoform X3: protein MWGPPRHPQPRAPAPSPSRATRRWQSCVPAAQPVSLQALPCAAAPRFNSPARGRAGGAAEGRALQCPPHLRSPCPELRVCKYVAVELKSAFEETGKTKEVIDTKYGFLDGKGSAVKYTQSDIRLIEVTENICKRLLDYNLHKERSGSNRFAKGMSETFETLHNLVHKGVKVVMDIPYELWNETSAEVADLKKQCDVLVEEYEDVIEDWYRHHQTEDLSQFLCANHVLKGKDTSCLAEKWTGKKGDLASVGEKQSKKKSGKKKKKGRKDDSEGAAGLPPAGEALEESGVQEEVPLTHSPADEL from the exons ATGTGGGGCCCACCACGACATCCCCAGCCCAGagctccagccccatccccatcacGG GCAACGAGGAGGTGGCAGAGCTgtgtcccagcagcacagccgGTGAGTCTCCAGGCCCTGCCATG tgctgctgctccacgCTTCAACAGCCCTGCTCGTGGCCGTGCGGGTGGTGCTGCTGAAGGTCGCGCTCTCCAGTGCCCTCCTCACCTCCGTTCTCCTTGCCCAGAGCTGAGGG TGTGCAAGTACGTGGCAGTGGAGCTGAAATCTGCTTTTGAGGAAACCGGCAAGACCAAGGAGGTGATTGACACCAAGTATGGCTTCCTGGACGGGAAGGGCTCTGCTGTCAAGTACACGCAGTC GGACATCCGGTTAATCGAGGTgacagaaaacatctgcaagCGGCTCTTGGATTACAACCTGCACAAGGAGCGGAGCGGCAGCAACAGGTTCGCAAAG GGCATGTCAGAGACCTTCGAGACCCTGCACAACCTGGTGCACAAGGGCGTCAAGGTGGTGATGGACATCCCCTACGAGCTCTGGAACGAGACCTCCGCTGAGGTGGCTGACCTCAAAAAGCAG TGCGATGTGCTGGTGGAGGAGTATGAAGATGTGATCGAGGACTGGTACAGGCACCACCAGACGGAGGACCTTTCCCAGTTTCTCTGTGCCAACCACGTGTTGAAAGGGAAGGACACAA gctgcctggcAGAGAAGTGGACTGGCAAGAAGGGTGACTTGGCAAGCGTGGGGGagaagcagagcaagaaaaagagtgggaagaagaagaagaagggcCGAAAGGATGACAGTGAGGGCGCTGCTGGCCTCCCACCCGCAGGGGAGGCCCTGGAGGAGAGCGGGGTGCAGGAGGAGGTTCCGCTCACCCACAGCCCAGCCGACGAGCTGTAG
- the C10H6orf226 gene encoding uncharacterized protein C6orf226 homolog, which yields MEQAPVPAAPPPPDPSFAEVLRLVQSGQEPPGVRRPRASPTGDTPTASRLPPPAKPWEGRPAEPARRRGPQHGSARSCSQRSENEEPAPLATQQPGGSSDIA from the exons ATGGAGCAGGCCCCGgtccccgccgcgccgccgccgcccgaCCCGTCGTTCGCCGAGGTGCTGCGGCTGGTGCAGAGCGGGCAGGAACCGCCGGGGGTGCGGCGGCCCCGGGCCTCGCCCACCGGGGACACTCCCACCGCCTCCCGCCTGCCGCCGCCCGCCAAGCCCTGGGAAGGGCGGCCCGCGgagcccgcccgccgccgcggcccgcAGCACGGCTCAGCACGCAG ctgcagccagcgCTCGGAGAACGAAGAACCCGCACCGCTCGCAACACAGCAGCCTGGTGGGAGCAGTGATATTGCTTGA